A part of Deltaproteobacteria bacterium genomic DNA contains:
- a CDS encoding 3-oxoacyl-ACP synthase, whose protein sequence is MSHVGLEATASYLPETVIDNSFFSDGEKSSHPMFKGARERRHVSAEDTSVNMIEKAVTKLADQTGRDLSKDVDILLTNVTCLDIPFTGSGASVAHKLGLKPKWILDVHNTGCVSFIYMMEIAQKLMADGEAKTALICNVQNAAGRVFNHPDNRKRPQSAIPGDGCGVGLLVKDGKNPIKSIISKNFGAYADDMQVTNEKGENWWDPREQSLYIDFSEDRIGSIVARGNRLVPEVMYDALKQAGIKSEDVDTMITNQPNPIFLRNWREALLLPKEKQVESYEEHGNLFGAAIPINIERAMNDEARSPEGGYLALGGFSHAGDYAAAAVVQFDQN, encoded by the coding sequence ATGAGTCACGTAGGTTTAGAAGCAACTGCAAGCTATCTTCCAGAAACAGTCATCGATAACAGTTTCTTTTCTGACGGTGAAAAATCATCTCACCCGATGTTTAAAGGAGCTCGCGAGCGACGCCATGTCTCGGCCGAGGATACATCCGTAAACATGATCGAGAAGGCTGTTACAAAGCTTGCCGACCAAACAGGCCGTGACCTTAGTAAAGATGTCGATATTCTTCTTACAAACGTAACTTGTCTGGATATCCCATTTACCGGCAGTGGTGCCTCTGTCGCACATAAGCTGGGCCTAAAGCCCAAATGGATTCTAGACGTCCACAACACGGGCTGCGTCTCTTTCATCTACATGATGGAGATTGCACAAAAGCTGATGGCAGATGGCGAAGCTAAGACAGCACTGATCTGCAACGTGCAAAATGCGGCAGGCCGAGTCTTTAATCATCCCGACAATCGCAAGCGTCCCCAATCTGCAATCCCCGGTGACGGCTGCGGCGTAGGGCTTTTGGTTAAGGATGGTAAAAACCCGATTAAGAGTATCATTTCGAAAAACTTTGGCGCCTACGCTGACGATATGCAGGTTACCAATGAAAAAGGTGAAAATTGGTGGGACCCTCGCGAGCAGTCCCTCTACATCGATTTCTCGGAAGACCGAATCGGCAGCATCGTTGCCCGCGGAAACCGGTTGGTACCCGAGGTCATGTACGACGCATTAAAGCAGGCCGGTATCAAATCTGAAGATGTTGATACAATGATTACCAATCAGCCAAACCCTATCTTTCTTCGCAATTGGCGAGAAGCATTGCTCCTCCCGAAAGAAAAGCAGGTTGAGAGCTACGAAGAACATGGCAACCTTTTTGGTGCAGCCATCCCAATCAATATTGAACGCGCAATGAATGATGAAGCCAGAAGCCCCGAGGGTGGATACCTCGCGCTGGGTGGATTCTCGCATGCAGGCGACTACGCTGCTGCCGCTGTTGTTCAATTTGACCAAAATTAA
- a CDS encoding thiamine pyrophosphate-binding protein produces the protein MKLVDALVTTLRDWNLEYIFGVSGANIEHLHDSVHRLGDGKLEAVLTKSEVGAAFMADARARVHGTLGVCCSTSGGGMMNLAVGIAESYAESVPVLALVGQTATNFDGRGGFQDSSGLGRTVHATAMWQSMSKYTARVDDPNLFWSHLENAVRQSLSGRRGPSVLLFPRDIYDLEVGPRPEDFPTNLHELMAPEFTVEASELKDFLETIRNAKNPVMMIGTGVSRCNSPEHVIQFAMEAGIPVVTTMGNTGAFPHEHELFLGAVGVAGHPSAHHYLNEETDLLIAVGTGLNIMTRGPLEKCLTHSKVIGVNLDPFEIKGAVPNAQVIQSDAGEVFRHMRDLFYKHSFHHGKPDDYLLRRFVPQFADAETEEAVPESALLQSQAISLIQDYLPENGNVLFDAGNCAATSMHHLKIPENASTTIALGMGGMGYAIAAACGAQLGQKDTRSMVLCGDGAFLMLGFEIHTAVELGLPILFVVFNNQKHGMCVTRQEIFFEGRKTCTDYGQLNVESIARGLGPEQSLWTGQASTQDELSALLEEYHQGFAQGPGVLELHLPYEEVPPFTPFLDKGAETYVVPTPLNKEAKLALEDAA, from the coding sequence ATGAAACTAGTAGATGCACTTGTAACGACCTTGAGAGACTGGAACCTCGAATACATTTTTGGTGTAAGCGGGGCGAATATTGAGCACCTTCATGACTCTGTTCATCGCCTTGGCGATGGTAAGCTTGAAGCAGTCCTCACCAAAAGCGAAGTTGGCGCCGCGTTCATGGCTGATGCCAGAGCTAGAGTGCACGGTACGCTTGGCGTATGCTGTTCCACTTCAGGTGGGGGCATGATGAACTTGGCTGTAGGAATCGCAGAATCCTACGCCGAGTCGGTTCCTGTTTTGGCACTCGTTGGTCAAACCGCAACGAACTTTGATGGTCGTGGAGGATTTCAAGACTCATCCGGGCTGGGCCGTACGGTTCATGCGACCGCGATGTGGCAAAGCATGAGCAAGTATACAGCCCGCGTAGATGACCCCAATCTTTTTTGGAGTCACCTTGAGAATGCCGTTCGTCAAAGTCTATCAGGAAGACGTGGACCATCGGTCTTACTCTTCCCACGTGACATCTACGATTTAGAGGTCGGTCCGCGACCAGAAGATTTCCCAACCAATCTCCATGAACTGATGGCACCCGAGTTCACAGTTGAAGCCTCAGAGCTGAAGGACTTTCTCGAAACCATCCGTAACGCGAAGAATCCTGTCATGATGATTGGCACCGGCGTTTCGCGATGCAACTCTCCAGAGCACGTTATTCAGTTTGCCATGGAAGCTGGAATCCCTGTGGTTACAACCATGGGCAACACCGGTGCTTTTCCCCATGAGCATGAGCTCTTTTTAGGTGCTGTCGGTGTCGCCGGCCATCCCTCGGCCCACCATTATCTCAATGAGGAAACCGACCTTCTGATAGCTGTTGGTACAGGTCTCAACATCATGACTCGTGGTCCTCTTGAGAAATGCCTCACGCACTCAAAGGTCATTGGCGTCAACTTAGACCCATTTGAAATTAAAGGTGCAGTGCCGAACGCACAAGTCATTCAAAGTGATGCGGGAGAAGTTTTCCGTCACATGAGAGATCTGTTCTACAAGCACAGCTTCCATCACGGAAAACCCGACGACTACCTCCTGCGTCGTTTCGTTCCTCAATTCGCGGATGCGGAAACTGAAGAAGCCGTACCTGAGTCTGCTCTTTTGCAAAGTCAGGCTATTTCACTCATTCAAGATTACCTGCCCGAAAATGGCAATGTTCTCTTCGACGCAGGTAACTGCGCAGCGACAAGCATGCACCATCTGAAGATTCCAGAGAATGCCTCGACGACGATAGCACTTGGCATGGGCGGAATGGGTTATGCCATTGCCGCTGCTTGCGGAGCACAGCTGGGTCAAAAGGATACTCGCAGCATGGTTCTATGCGGCGATGGAGCGTTTTTAATGCTTGGTTTTGAGATCCACACGGCTGTGGAACTTGGACTGCCGATCTTGTTCGTAGTGTTTAACAATCAAAAACATGGCATGTGTGTAACCCGCCAAGAAATTTTCTTTGAAGGTCGCAAAACCTGCACGGATTACGGTCAACTCAATGTTGAGAGCATTGCACGCGGGCTTGGTCCAGAACAAAGCCTTTGGACGGGACAAGCCTCAACTCAAGACGAACTCAGTGCTCTACTTGAAGAGTACCATCAAGGGTTTGCTCAAGGACCAGGCGTTTTGGAATTACATCTTCCCTACGAAGAAGTACCTCCGTTTACTCCATTCCTCGACAAGGGAGCCGAAACTTACGTGGTACCCACGCCGCTTAATAAAGAGGCGAAGCTTGCGCTAGAAGATGCAGCTTGA
- a CDS encoding MarR family transcriptional regulator encodes MDDKDFEVLHLNNQICFPIYAASRLVMQAYRPLLASLGLTYPQYLVMMVLWETDARTVRELGERLYLDSGTLTPLLKRLEKQGLLTRNRRKEDDRTVENHLTQAGRDLQKLAVDIPDELVCSAELDRDELGQLQSKLNDLLDKLLHYHGIKESTTHETKTE; translated from the coding sequence ATGGATGACAAAGACTTTGAGGTCTTACACCTAAACAATCAAATCTGCTTTCCTATCTACGCGGCATCTCGTCTCGTCATGCAGGCCTACAGGCCCCTTCTCGCTTCACTTGGCCTCACTTACCCCCAGTACCTTGTTATGATGGTGTTGTGGGAAACCGATGCCAGAACCGTGCGTGAACTTGGAGAGCGTCTCTACCTCGACTCCGGTACTCTAACTCCCCTGCTCAAGCGGCTTGAAAAACAAGGGTTGCTGACCCGCAACCGACGTAAAGAGGATGACCGAACAGTCGAAAATCATCTCACACAAGCCGGGCGAGATCTTCAAAAGCTTGCGGTCGACATTCCCGACGAGCTAGTCTGCAGTGCTGAATTGGATAGAGATGAACTGGGCCAACTCCAGTCTAAACTCAATGACCTCTTAGATAAGCTTCTTCATTATCACGGCATCAAAGAGTCAACGACCCATGAGACCAAAACAGAATAG